The sequence GTTCTCGAGGTTCTCCTCCCGCCGTCCCGCACCTGTACGCACCGGGGCCGAATCCTCATAAGGTGAGGAGTATTGGAAGCCGGCGGCGTCGACGGTCCGCCGGTGGTCGCGAGGAGGACTGCGGTGAGCGAGACGAGCCCGAAGCTGCGCGCCGAGCTGGAGGGTATCCCCACCTACAAGCCGGGCAAGCCCGCCGCGGCGGGCGGGCCGGTTGCCTACAAACTGTCCTCCAACGAGAACCCGTACCCGCCGCTGCCCGGGGTGATGGAGAGCGTGACGGCGGCCGCCGGTGCCTTCAACCGTTACCCGGACATGGCCTGCACCGGGCTGATGGACGAGCTGGCCGAGCGCTTCGGTGTCCCGCACGCCCACCTGGCCACCGGCACCGGCTCCGTCGGTGTCGCTCAGCAGCTCATCCAGGCCACCAGCGGACCCGGCGACGAGGTGATCTATGCCTGGCGGTCCTTCGAGGCGTACCCGATCATCACGCAGATCAGCGGGGCCCGGTCGGTGCAGGTGCCGCTCACGCCCGGCGATGTGCACGACCTGGACGCGATGGCGGCCGCGATCACCGACCGGACGCGGCTGATCTTCGTCTGCAACCCCAACAACCCCACCGGCACGGTGGTACGGCGGGCCGAGCTGGAGCGGTTCCTCGACCGGGTGCCCGGTGATGTACTGGTGGTGCTGGACGAGGCCTACCGGGAGTTCATCCGCGACCCCGAGGTGCCCGACGGCGTCGAGCTGTACCGGAACCGGCCCAATGTCTGCGTCCTGCGTACGTTCTCGAAGGCCTACGGGCTCGCCGGGTTGCGCGTCGGTTTCGCGATCGCCCATGAGCCGGTCGCGGCGGCGCTGCGCAAGACGGCGGTGCCCTTCGGCGTCACCCAGCTCGCGCAGGATGCGGCGATCGCCTCGCTGCGGGCCGAGGACGAGCTGCTGGGCCGGGTCGGCTCGCTGGTCTGCGAGCGCACGCGCGTGGTCGACGCGCTGCGCGCCCAGGGCTGGACCGTGCCGGAGACGCAGGCCAACTTCGTCTGGCTGCGGCTGGGGGAGCAGACGGTCGCGTTCGCTCAGGCCTGTGAGCAGCACGGGGTGGTGGTCCGGCCGTTCCCGGGCGAGGGTGTGCGGGTGACGGTCGGCGAGACCGAGGCGAACGACATCTTCCTGAAGGTGGCGGAAGCGTTCCACAAGGAGCTGTAGCCCCTGGTGAAGGGGGTTCTGCAGCCCTGGTGCGAGCAGTCCCCTGGTAAGAGGGGTCAGTCCTGGTCGTCGGCCGGTTCCACGCGTTCCACGCGGACGGGGTCGCCGTCCCGTACGGTCGCCAGGGCCCGGGCGTCCGAGTCGAGGCGCCCCAGGATGTTGCACGGACTCGCGAGGCGGCACTCTCCCCCGAACTCCGTTCGGGGGAGCCCCCAGCCTCGCGAGATCGGTGTGGGGCCGTAGGGGAGGGCGAGCGCGTCGCCGTCCGTCCAGAAGGCCACGGTGCCCGGCTCCACGACCTGCCGGGCGTCCGTTTCACGTGAAACAGAGACACCTGTGTCGAAATAGACCTCCTCGCCCCAGGTGCGGGCGCTGGAGATGAGCGGCAGCGCCTTGGCGAGGGCCTGTGTGGTCGGTGTGTCGTCGAGGGTCGCGGTGATGTTGCCCGCGGGCCAGGAAATCCGTATCTGCATGAAACGCAATTCAACAAGATGTTGAAGTCGCCGCCAAGGTCTTGACTTCCTGACGCTAGGCCCACCCCGCCTCACCGGGCTGACAATCAGTGCGTCATAATGGCTTGTGAATGTGAACGCGTTCACAAGCGTGCCCGGTTGCTCCCATGATGTACGCGACAAACGGGACAAACTGTCGCTTGCCACGCCGAGGTAAGGAGCTGACGACGTGGAATTGGCTTTGGCGCCGGAGACACTGGCGCGCTGGCAGTTCGGCATCACCACCGTCTACCACTTCCTGTTCGTCCCGCTGACGATCTCCCTGGCCGCGCTCACGGCTGGGCTGCAGACCGCCTGGGTGCGCACGGAGAAGGAGAAGTACCTCAGGGCGACCAAGTTCTGGGGGAAGCTCTTCCTGATCAACATCGCCATGGGTGTGGTCACCGGCATCGTGCAGGAGTTCCAGTTCGGCATGAACTGGTCCGACTACTCGCGCTTCGTCGGTGACATCTTCGGTGCCCCGCTCGCCTTCGAGGCGTTGATCGCGTTCTTCTTCGAGTCCACCTTCATAGGCCTGTGGATCTTCGGCTGGGACAAACTGCCCAAGAAGATCCACCTGGCCTGCATCTGGATGGTCTCGATCGGCACGATCCTGTCGGCGTACTTCATCCTCGCCGCCAACTCCTGGATGCAGCACCCGGTCGGTTACAAGATCGACAAGGCCAGGCACCGCGCCGAACTGACCGACTTCTGGGCCGTGCTCACCCAGAACACCGCGGTCAGCCAGGCCTTCCACACTCTGTCGGCGGCCTTCCTGACAGGTGGCGCCTTCATGGTCGGTATCGCCGCCTACCACCTGGCCCGCAAGAAGCACATCCGTGAGATGAAGACCTCGCTGCGGCTTGGCCTGATCACCGTGGTCATCGCCGGTCTGCTCACCGCGATCAGCGGCGACACCCTCGGCAAGGTGATGTACAAGCAGCAGCCGATGAAGATGGCGTCGGCCGAGGCGCTGTGGGACGGCCAGAGGCCGGCTCCCTTCTCGATCTTCGCCTACGGCGATGTGGAGAAGGGACACAACACCGTCGCGATAGAGGTCCCGGGGCTGCTGTCCTTCCTGGCGAACGACAACTTCACCTCGTACGTCCCCGGCATCAACGACGTCAACAAGGCCGAGCAGAAGAAGTTCGGCCCGGGCGACTACCGGCCCAACATCCCGGTGGCCTTCTGGGGCTTCCGCTGGATGATCGGCTTCGGTATGAGTTCCTTCGCGATCGGTCTGGCCGGACTGTGGCTGACCCGCAAGAAGTTCATGCTGCCGGCGCACCTGCGGGTCGGCGAGGACGAGGTGCCGCATCTGGTGCTGTTCAAGAACAAGGCGCTCAGCCCGAAGCTCACCCCCTGGTACTGGCGCATCGCGACCTGGACCCTTGCCTTCCCGCTGATCGCCAATTCCTGGGGGTGGATCTTCACCGAGACGGGCCGTCAGCCGTGGGTCGTCTACGGCGTCCTCCAGACCCGCGACGCGGTCTCCCCCGGGGTCTCCCAGGCCGAGGTCCTCACCTCGATGATCGTCTTCACGTCGCTGTACGCGATCCTCGCCGTGGTCGAGGTCAAGCTGCTCGCGAAGTACATCAAGGCCGGCCCGCCCGAGCTGACCGAGGCCGACCTCCACCCGCCCACGAAGATCGGCGGCGACACCCGTGACGCCGACAAGCCGATGGCCTTCTCTTACTAGGCCGGGGGAACAGTCATGCATCTTCACGACGTCTGGTTCGTCCTGATCGCCGTCCTGTGGACCGGCTACTTCTTCCTGGAGGGCTTCGACTTCGGGGTCGGCATCCTCACCAAGCTGCTGGCCCGCAACCGGCCGGAGCGGCGGGTCCTGATCAACACCATCGGACCCGTCTGGGACGGCAACGAGGTGTGGCTGCTCACGGCCGGCGGCGCCACGTTCGCCGCCTTCCCGGAGTGGTACGCCACCCTCTTCTCCGGCTTCTATCTGCCCCTGCTGGTCATCCTGGTCTGCCTGATCGTCCGAGGTGTCGCCTTCGAGTACCGGGCGAAGCGGCCCGAGGAGAACTGGCAGCGCAACTGGGAGCACGCGATCTTCTGGACTTCGCTCATCCCGGCGTTCCTGTGGGGTGTGGCCTTCGGGAACATCGCGTGGGGCGTGAAGCTCGATCAGCACTTCGAGTACGTCGGCACCGTCTGGGACCTGCTCAACCCCTACGCCCTGCTCGGCGGTCTGGTCACGCTCACGCTCTTCACCTTCCACGGGGCGGTGTTCACCGCGCTCAAGACCATGGGAGACATCCGGGTGCGGGCACGGCAGCTGGCCCTGCGGGTCGGTCTCGTCGCGGCCGTCGTGGCGTTCGGCTTCCTGCTGTGGACGCAGGCCCACAGCGGCAACGGCAAGAGCCTGGTGGCCCTGATCGTGGCGGTCGCCGCCTTGGCCGCCGCGCTGGTGGCCAATCAGGCAGGCCGTGAGGGATGGTCGTTCGCCCTGTCCGGCATCACCATCGTGGCCGCCGTGGCGATGCTCTTCCTGTCGCTCTTCCCGAACGTCATGCCGTCCACCCTCAACGGCGACTGGAGCCTGACGGTCACCAACGCCTCGTCGAGTCCGTACACCCTGAGGATCATGACCTGGTGTGCGGCGATCGCCACCCCGCTCGTCATGCTCTACCAGGGCTGGACCTACTGGGTGTTCCGCAAGCGGATCGGTACGCAGCACATCGCCGCCGATATCGCGCACTGAGTCCGTCGAGGGTGTGTTTCACGTGAAACACACCCTCTGGACCGAAGGGCACGTTTCACGTGAAACCAATCGATCCACGTCTGCTGCGCTACGCCCACGCCACTCGGCTCTTCCTCGTGGCGGCCGTCGGCCTGGGAGCCGTCGGCGCGGGGCTCGTCATCGCCCAGGCGATGCTTGTCGCCGAGGTCGTCGTCGGCGCGTTCCAGCACGGGCAGTCCGTCGCTGAACTGCGCACTCCCCTGCTGCTGTTGGCGGCCGTCGCCGCCGGCCGGGCCCTGGTCTCCTGGCTCACGGAACTCGCCGCACACCGGGCGAGCGCCGCCGTGAAGTCCGAACTGCGCGGACGGCTCCTGGACCGGGCGGCAGCGCTTGGTCCCGGGTGGCTGAGCGGTCAGCGGACCGGCTCGCTGGTCACGCTGGCCACGCGCGGTGTGGACGCCCTGGACGACTACTTCTCGCGCTATCTGCCGCAGTTGGGGCTCGCCGTGGTCGTGCCGGTGGCGGTGCTGGCGCGGATCGTCACCGAGGACTGGGTGTCGGCGGCGATCATTGTCGGCACCCTGCCGCTCATCCCGCTCTTCATGGTGCTGATCGGCTGGGCCACCCAGTCCAGGACGGACCGCCAGTGGCGGCTGCTGTCCCGGCTGTCGGGCCACTTCCTGGACGTGGTCGCGGGCCTGCCCACGCTGAAGGTGTTCGGCCGGGCCAAGGCGCAGGCCGAGTCCATCCGCCGGATCACCGACGAGTACCGGCAGGCGACCATGCGGACCCTGCGGATCGCCTTCCTGTCCTCCTTCGCGCTGGAGCTGCTCGCCACACTGTCGGTGGCACTGGTCGCAGTGACGATCGGCATGCGGCTCGTCCACGGCGACATGGACCTGGACACCGGCTTGGTGATCCTGGTGCTGGCGCCCGAGGCCTACCTTCCGCTGCGCCAGGTCGGGGCGCAGTACCACGCGGCGGCCGAGGGGCTCGCTGCCGCGGAGGAGATCTTCGCGGTACTGGAGACGCCCGTCCCGGCGCCCGGCAGCGGTGCGGTGCCCGCGGGCGCGGTGGACTTCGACGGGGTCGCCGTCCGCTACCCCGGGCGTTCGGCGGATGCGGTGACCGATGTGTCGTTCACCGTCGAACCCGGCGAGACCGTGGCGCTGGTCGGGCCGAGCGGTGTGGGCAAGACGACACTGCTCAACGTGCTGCTGGGCTTTGTGGAGCCCGCCGCCGGCCGGGTGCGGATCGGCGGCGCGGATCTCGCCGGCCTCGATCTGCAGGAGTGGCGCTCGCGGATCGCCTGGGTGCCGCAGCGGCCGCATCTGTACGCCGGGACCATCGCGGAGAACGTACGGCTGGCGCGGCCCGACGCGGACGACGGCGCTGTACGGCAGGCCCTGCGGGACGCGGGCGCGCTGGAGTTCGTGGATGCGCTGCCCGAGGGTGCTGAGACCGTGCTCGGCGAGGACGGCGTCGGGCTGTCGGCGGGGCAGCGGCAGCGGCTCGCGTTGGCCCGGGCGTTTCTCGCCGACCGGCCTGTGCTGTTGCTGGACGAGCCGACGGCTGCACTGGACGGGGCGACCGAGGCGGAGGTGGTTGCGGCGGTGCGGCGGCTTGCTGTCGGCCGTACGGTGCTGCTCGTTGTGCATCGGCCGGCGCTGCTGGACGTGGCTGACCGGGTCGTGCGGCTGCCCGGCCGTGGTCCTGCCGAGGGGCCTCGCCCCCTGGACCCCCGCCTTGGCGCGCCCTCCTCCACGCCCGGCTTCCCTCGCGAGGGGGAATCCCCGTCCCGACTCGGTGGGCCGGAAGGCGGTCGCGTCGAGACCGTGACCGGCCCGGCAGAGCGGGCCTCGGCGCGGTCCCGGCGGGTGCTGGCCCGGGTCCGTGGGCTTGCCGGGCCCCGGCGGGGGCGGCTTGTGCTCGCGTTGCTGCTCGGCACGCTGGCCCTCGGCAGTGCCGTCGGGCTGATGGCGACGTCCGGTTGGCTCATCTCGCGAGCCTCGCAGCAGCCACCGGTGCTGTATCTGATGGTGGCCGTGACCGCGACGCGGGCCTTCGGGATCGGGCGGGCCGTCTTCCGATACGCCGAGCGGCTGGTGTCGCACGATGCCGTGCTGCGGATGCTGGCGGACACGCGGGTTGCCGTCTACCGGCGCCTGGAGCGCCTCGCCCCCGCCGGGCTGCGCACCGCGCGCAGTGGCGATCTGCTCACCCGGATGGTCGCGGACGTGGACGCCTTCCAGGACTACTGGCTGCGCTGGCTGCTGCCCGCGTCCGTCGCCGTCGCCGTCTCCGCCGCCTCCGTCGGTTTCACCGCCTGGCTGCTGCCGGAGGCCGGGGCCGCCCTCGCGGTGGGCCTGGTGGCGGCCGGTGCCGGTGTTCCGCTCGTCACCGCGGCCGTGGCCCGGCGTGCCGAGCGGCGGCTGGCGCCCGCGCGGGGCGTGCTCGCCACCCGCGTCGCCGATCTGCTGACCGGCACCGCGGAGCTGACCGTCGCCGGTGCGCTGCCCGCCCGTACGGAGGCGGCCCGGCGCGCCGACGGCACGCTCACCCGGATCGCCTCGCGGGCCGCCACGGCCACCGCGCTCGGCGACGGGCTCACGGCGCTGATCTGCGGCCTGACGGTCGCGGCCACCGCGCTGTTCGGCGCCCAGGCGGTGGCCGCGGGCCGGCTCGGCGGCGTGGCGATGGCCGTGGTCGTCCTCACCCCGCTGGCCGTGTTCGAGGCCGTCCTGGGCATGCCGCTGGCGGTGCGCCACCGGCAGCGGGTGCGGCAGAGCGCGGAGCGGGTGTACGAGGTCCTGGACGCCCCGGAGCCCGTACGCGAGCCGGAGCGGCCGCGGCAGGCGCCCGCCTCGCCGTTCCCATTGGTGGTCAAGGGGCTGACAGCGCGGTACGACGGGCAGCAGCGGGAGGCGCTGGCAGGGTTCGACCTCACGCTGGACGAGGGCCGCAGAATCGCCGTGGTCGGGGCCTCCGGTTCCGGCAAGACGACCCTCGCCCAGGTTCTGCTGCGCTTCCTCGACCCGGAAGAGGGCACGTACACGCTCGCCGGTGTGGATGCCTACGCGTCGGCCGGTGACGACGTACGGCGGCTCGTCGGGCTGTGTGCGCAGGATGCGCATCTCTTCGACAGCTCGGTGCGTGAGAACCTGCTGCTGGCCAGGAAGGACGCCGACGAGGCCGATCTGCGCCGGGCGCTTGCCCGGGCCCGGCTGCTGGACTGGGTGGACTCGCTGCCCGACGGCCTGGACACGCTCGTCGGTGAGCACGGGGCGCGGCTGTCCGGCGGTCAGCGGCAGCGGCTGGCCCTGGCCCGCGCGCTGCTGGCCGACTTTCCCGTCCTGGTCCTCGACGAGCCCGCCGAGCATCTGGACCTCCCGACGGCCGACGCGCTGACCGCCGATCTGCTGGCCGCCACCGAGGGCCGTACGACGCTGCTGATCACGCACCGGCTGGCCGGGCTGGACGCGGTGGACGAGGTGATCGTGCTCGACGCGGGCCGGGTGGTGCAGCGGGGTGCATACGCGCAACTCGTCGCGGTGAACGGGCCGCTGCGGGCGATGGCACAGCGGGAGGAGGAGGCGGAGTCGCTGGTGGCGGCCGGGTGAGGATCAGGGGCGCCGCATCCTCCCTTGATCCTTTGCGGTCCGTCGAACCTGCCGTGTGTGCCGCAGTTGCTGGAGGCGACTGGACCGACGGCTCCGCGGCGTCGGCCCCGTCGGCCGGCATGCCGGGGGCGATCGTCCCGTCGGAGAGCGGGATCGTGGCGAACTCCTCGTCGACCAGAAGCCCTCGTACTGGACGTACTTGGGCTTCCGGGCGGTGCGGCGAGTGGGGGTGCCCCCTCTGGGGGAGCGTGCCGGGCGTCGCGACGGGGCGAACGTTGCCTGTTGGGGCGCTAGAAACGTTCCGTCAGCAGTTGCTCGATCACGACCGCCACTCCGTCCTCGTTGTTGGCGACCGTGCGGCCCGACGCGGCGGCGAGGACGTCCGGGTGGGCGTTGCCCATCGCGTAGGACCGGCCGGCCCAGGTCAGCATCTCGAGGTCGTTGGGCATGTCACCGAAGGCGACGACCTCTTCGTGCGAGATGCCGCGCTCGGCGCAGCACAGGGCGAGCGTGCTGGCCTTGGACACGTCGGGGCCGCTCAGCTCCAGCAGGGCGCTGGGGCTGGAGCGGGTGACGTTGGCGCGGCCGCCGACCGCGATCCGGGCGAGGGTGAGGAAGGCGTCGGGGTCCAGGTCCGGGTGGTAGGCCAGGATCTTGAGCACGGGTTGGCCGGCGTCCGGGCCGTCAGGGGCGAGGAGTTGGTCGGCGGGCAGGAGATTGTCCGGTATCTCCATGTGCAGCTGGGGGTAGTCCGGCTCCTGGTGGAAGCCGTAGGTCTGCTCGACCGCGAACACGGTGCCGGGTGCCGCTTCGCGCAGCAGCCGTACGGCGTCCAGGGCGTTGGCCCGCGCCAGCTCGCGCACCTTCACGAACCGGTGGGTGCCCGGGCCGCCGTGCAGATCGACCACGGCGGCGCCGTTTCCGCAGATCGCCAGGCCGTGGCCGTGGACGTGGTCGCTGACGACATCCATCCAGCGGGCCGGGCGGCCGGTGACGAAGAAGACCTCGATGCCCGCCTCCTCGGCGGCGGCGAGCGCGGCGACGGTCCGTGGGGAGACCGACTTGTCGTCACGCAGCAGCGTGCCGTCGAGGTCGGTGGCGATCAGCCGCGGGGGCGTGGCGGCGGCAGGGGTCCCGGGCTGTCTGGTCGCTGAGGTCACCCGGCCATTCTCGCGCATATGCCCGCACGGCCGTGCGGCACTCCGCACAGATGAGACGCAGATGACGCTCAGCGGTACAGACGGTGTCCGGCGGGCCGGACGGTCTTCCGGGTCAGTCCAGTTGGGCGAGCGCCTCCATGGCGATCCGCTCGAAGACCTTCTCGTCCGCGGCGAAGTCGGAGTCCGGGATGGGCCAGTGGATCACGATCTCGGTGAAGCCCAGCTCACGGTGCCGGCCGGCGAAGTCCACGAAGGCGTCCACGGACTGCAGCGGCCGGGAGCGGTCCGGGGTGAAGCCGGTGAGCAGGATCTTGTCCAGCTCGGCCACGTCCCGTCCGGCGGCCGCGCAGGCCTCGGACAGCTTGCCGATCTGCCCGCGCAGCGCCTCGACGGACTGCTCCGGGGTGCCGGTCTCATACAGCTTCGGGTCGCCCGTGGTCACCCACGCCTGCCCGTGCCGGGCGGCGAGCTTGAGGCCGCGCGGGCCGGTGGCCGCCACTGCGAAGGGCAGCCGGGGTCGCTGGACACAGCCCGGTATGTTCCGCGCCTCGTCCGCCGAGTAGAACCTGCCCTCGTACGTCACCGTGTCCTCGGTGAGCAGCCTGTCGAGCAGCGGCACGAACTCGGCGAGCCGGTCGGCACGCTCGCGCGGGCTCCACGGCTCCTGGCCGAGCGCGGTGGCGTCGAAGCCGGTGCCGCCGGCGCCGATGCCGAGGGTGATCCGGCCGCCGGAGATGTCGTCGAGGGTGATCAGTTCCTTGGCGAGGGTCACCGGATGCCGGAAGTTCGGTGAGGTCACCAGCGTGCCGAGGCGCAGCCGCTCGGTCACGCCCGCGGCGGCGGTCAGCGTCGGTATCGCGCCGAACCACGGGCCGTCGCGGAAGCTGCGCCAGGACAGGTGGTCGTAGGTGTACGCGGTGTGGAAGCCGAGCTGCTCGGCCCGCATCCAGGCCGAGCGGGCGCCTTCGCTCCAGCGGCGGTAGGGCAGGATCACGGTGCTCAGACGCAGACTCATGCGTTCGAGAGTAAGCGGCCTCACTGACAACGGAAGTAAGCGGCCCCACTGACAACGGACGAAACGCTCACCGAACGTTCCTGCTCAGCCACGGACTGAGCAGGATCATCGGGACATACTCCGTGTGCGCGCGGTCACCGGGCAGTGGGACGACCAGGCGGTAGCCGGGCGGGAAGCGGCGCGCCCTGACGTGGGCGAGGCCCTCGAAGACGGAGCGCAGGAAGGCGGGCACGTCGTCGCGCGCGATGTCGGGGCACTCGATGCCCTCGACGGTGATCAGCGCGTCGTCGTCGGGGTGGAGCCGCACGCTCACCCGGGGCACGCCGCCGAACTCCACGTACGCCTCGTGCGGCAGCGAGCCGTCCGGATCCGTGGTCACCCCGAAGCCCGCGGAGCTGCGGCGGGAGGTCTGGTCGGCGCCGATGTCGTCGCTCACCTCGATCTCGCGCGCGTAGCGGGCGGCGAGGGCGGTGAGGGCCGTGACGGCGGCCTGGGTGGTCGGCAGATGCTCGGGCAAGTGGTCCATACCACTGATGACGGCCGCACGCGCGTGAAGGTTCACAGCTGCGGAACGCGCAGGTCAAGAAGGTTCAGCGGGGGCCGGGGAACCGCAGATAGCGCGGCGGTACGGCCTTCGTCAGCCAGACCCCGTTGGCGCTGACGCGGAAGACATGGCCGTCGCGGTGCATGGCACCCGCGTCCACGGCGAGCACGACAGGGCGGCCGCGGCGGGCGCCGACCCGGGTGGCGGTCTCGCGGTCGGCGGACAGGTGGACGTCGTGCCGGTTCATGGGTCTGAGCCCCTGCGCGCGGATCGCGTCCAGCGTGCGGGCGACGGTCCCGTGGTAGAGGTACGGCGGCGGGGCCACCGGGGGCAGGCCGAGGTCGACCTCGATGCTGTGGCCCTGGCTGGCGCGGATCCTCGTGCCCTCGATCGCGAAGCGCCGCTTGTCGTTGGCGGCCACCACGTGATCCAGCTCCGCGCGCGTGAACGGGAACCCGTGGGCGGCGGCCGCGGCGAGCAGTACGTCGGTCTCCACCCAGCCGGCGGGGTCCGGGGCGAGCCCGATCCGCTCCGGCTGGTGGCGCAGGTGCCTGGAGAGGTACTTCGACACCTTCACCGTGCGTCGTTCGTCGGGGGGTATCGCGTCATGTCTTTCGTTCATGTGTCCAGCGTGCGGGAGAGACGCGGATCACGCAGGTTTTTTTGTCCCCAGGTTTGATCCACAACCAACTGTGGTTATCCACAGGCGAATTGGCGAAGCTGTGGATAACTTGCGTACCGATTAGGGTGATTCGCGAAGTTCACTGTCCTCGGCGGAAACTGACGCCAGCCGGTCCAAGTTCCTTGCCCTCACCTCACGTTCGGCAGCGAGCGCGATGAACGCGGACACGTGGTTCGTCCCAACGAGCTTTTCCACGGCGGAGATCGTGCCGGCGGGCAGGTCCACGGCCCGGGTGGCGCAAGGCTGCTCCACCGGACTCTCGGCCACCAGGTGTCTGCGCAGGTGTCTGCTCGCCAAGGTGCGCATGGCGCGGGCCAGTTCGGCCTCCACCGTCTGCTGGGCCAGCGGGCGCAGGCGGCGTACGAGTGAGGCCGCCTGAGCCGCGTGGGCGTCCGTGCGGCGCCCGGGATCCTCCAGGTAGTCCACGAAGACGTGCTCGATGGTGAACTCCAGAAAACGGGCGGCGATGTGCTCGACCTGCCCCCTCAACTCCCGCAGGTGACCGGAGATCGCCGACAGCGGCACCCCGGCCGCGTACAACTCGACGGCCACGGACAGTTCTTGGGGGCTGGGCACCAGGAACGTGCCGGGGTCGCCGTCGATCCGCTCCAGCACGCCCAGCTCGACCGCCTCCGCCACGGCGTCGTCGTCGGGGGTGCCGCCGAAGCGGGCGTCCAGTTCGGCACGGGTGACGCGGTCGGGGCGCTCGTCCGTCCAGGGTCCCTCCACCTCGGTGACCAGACCGAGCACCCCGCCGAGGCCCCGGCCGCTGTCCCAGGCCTCCAGCAACTCCTTGATGGAGGCCAGGGTGTAGCCGCGGTCGAGGAGGTGGGCGATCTGGTGGAGCCGGGTGACGTGCGCCTCGGAGTAGAGGTTGGCGCGGCCCCGGCGCTCGGGCCGGGGGAGCAGACCGCGGTCCTGGTAGGCGCGGATGGTCCGGACCGTCGTGGCGGTGTGGTGCGCGAGGTCCTCGATGCGGTACGTCCGCGCGGGCGCCGGTCCGGTCATCTCACAGCCTCGGCTCCACGCGCGCGAGGCGCCGCAACGCCCCCGGCAGGAAGCGGGACATGAGGTGGGCGCCGCGGGCCTCCGGGGTCACCGGAACCACCGCCTTGTCGCGGGCCACCGCGTCCAGGATCGCCTCGGCCACCTTGTCCGGCGGGTAGTTGCGCATGCCGTACAGCCGGGCCGAGTTCCTCCGGCGTCGGCGCTCCTCCGCCTCGTCGACCCCGGTGAAACGGGTCGTGGAGGTGATGTTGGTGTTCACGAAGCCGGGACAGATTGCGCTCACCCCGATGCCCTGCCCGGCGAGTTCGGCACGCAGGCACTCGGAGAGCATCAGCACCGCCGCCTTGGAGGTGCTGTAGGCGGGCAGGGCGCGAGAGGGCTGATAGGCCGCCGCCGAGGCGACGTTGACGATGTGCCCGCCCTGACCGCGTTCGCTCATCCGGGCGCCGAAGAGCCGGCAGCCGTGGATCACGCCCCACAGGTTCACGTCCAGGACCTTGCGCCAGTCGTCGGCCGTCGTGGCGAAGAAGGAGCCCGACAGGCCGATGCCCGCGTTGTTGACCAGCACGTCCAGCACGCCGTACTCGCGGTGCACCTTCTCGGCGAGCTTCTCCATCGCCTGCTCGTCGGAGACGTCGGCGGTCTCCGCCCAGGCCTCGGGCGCGCCGATCAGCCGGGACAGCTCGGCGGTGCGGGCCGCGGCCTCGGCGTCGCGGTCGACGGCGACCACGCGCGCGCCGGCCTCCGCGAAGGCGAACGCCGTGGCCCGCCCAATGCCGCTGCCCGCCCCGGTGACCAGCACCAGCTGTCCGCCGAACCGGTCGGCGTGGCGGCCGGTGGCCTTCGGCTCGGGGCGGCCGCCGTCCACGGACATGATGAACTCCTCGATCCAGGAGGCGAGTTGGTCGGGCCGGGTGCGCGGGACCCAGTGCCGGGCCGGGAGCGTACGGCGGGTCAGCTGCGGTACCCACTGCTCCAGGTCGTCGTAGAGCCGCTCGGACAGGAACGCGTCCTGCTGGGGCGTGATCAGCTGCACGGGTGCGTGTGCGCGGGCGTCCGGGCGGGGCCTGGTCAGCCGGGCGCGGACATTGTCCCGGTACAGCCAGGCACCGTGCGCCGCGTCCGAGGGCAGGGAGGCCGTCGGGTAGCCCCCGCCGGGGACTTGCTCGACCCGCTCCAGGATCTTCGGCCAGCGCTTGCCGAGCGGTCCGCGCCAGGCCAGCTCGGGCAGGGCGGGTGTGTGCAGCAGATAGACGTACCAGGACTTGGCGCCCTGGCCGAGGAGCTGGCCCACGCGGCGGGGCGTCGGACGCTTCACGCGCGCGTTGATCCAGTGCCCGAAGTGGTCCAGGGACGGTCCGGAGATCGAGGTGAAGGAGGCGATACGGCCCTGCGTGCGGCCCACCGTGACGAACTCC comes from Streptomyces sp. FXJ1.172 and encodes:
- a CDS encoding RNA 2'-phosphotransferase — translated: MNERHDAIPPDERRTVKVSKYLSRHLRHQPERIGLAPDPAGWVETDVLLAAAAAHGFPFTRAELDHVVAANDKRRFAIEGTRIRASQGHSIEVDLGLPPVAPPPYLYHGTVARTLDAIRAQGLRPMNRHDVHLSADRETATRVGARRGRPVVLAVDAGAMHRDGHVFRVSANGVWLTKAVPPRYLRFPGPR
- a CDS encoding HAD-IIB family hydrolase is translated as MRENGRVTSATRQPGTPAAATPPRLIATDLDGTLLRDDKSVSPRTVAALAAAEEAGIEVFFVTGRPARWMDVVSDHVHGHGLAICGNGAAVVDLHGGPGTHRFVKVRELARANALDAVRLLREAAPGTVFAVEQTYGFHQEPDYPQLHMEIPDNLLPADQLLAPDGPDAGQPVLKILAYHPDLDPDAFLTLARIAVGGRANVTRSSPSALLELSGPDVSKASTLALCCAERGISHEEVVAFGDMPNDLEMLTWAGRSYAMGNAHPDVLAAASGRTVANNEDGVAVVIEQLLTERF
- a CDS encoding LLM class flavin-dependent oxidoreductase: MSLRLSTVILPYRRWSEGARSAWMRAEQLGFHTAYTYDHLSWRSFRDGPWFGAIPTLTAAAGVTERLRLGTLVTSPNFRHPVTLAKELITLDDISGGRITLGIGAGGTGFDATALGQEPWSPRERADRLAEFVPLLDRLLTEDTVTYEGRFYSADEARNIPGCVQRPRLPFAVAATGPRGLKLAARHGQAWVTTGDPKLYETGTPEQSVEALRGQIGKLSEACAAAGRDVAELDKILLTGFTPDRSRPLQSVDAFVDFAGRHRELGFTEIVIHWPIPDSDFAADEKVFERIAMEALAQLD
- the cydD gene encoding thiol reductant ABC exporter subunit CydD, with the translated sequence MKPIDPRLLRYAHATRLFLVAAVGLGAVGAGLVIAQAMLVAEVVVGAFQHGQSVAELRTPLLLLAAVAAGRALVSWLTELAAHRASAAVKSELRGRLLDRAAALGPGWLSGQRTGSLVTLATRGVDALDDYFSRYLPQLGLAVVVPVAVLARIVTEDWVSAAIIVGTLPLIPLFMVLIGWATQSRTDRQWRLLSRLSGHFLDVVAGLPTLKVFGRAKAQAESIRRITDEYRQATMRTLRIAFLSSFALELLATLSVALVAVTIGMRLVHGDMDLDTGLVILVLAPEAYLPLRQVGAQYHAAAEGLAAAEEIFAVLETPVPAPGSGAVPAGAVDFDGVAVRYPGRSADAVTDVSFTVEPGETVALVGPSGVGKTTLLNVLLGFVEPAAGRVRIGGADLAGLDLQEWRSRIAWVPQRPHLYAGTIAENVRLARPDADDGAVRQALRDAGALEFVDALPEGAETVLGEDGVGLSAGQRQRLALARAFLADRPVLLLDEPTAALDGATEAEVVAAVRRLAVGRTVLLVVHRPALLDVADRVVRLPGRGPAEGPRPLDPRLGAPSSTPGFPREGESPSRLGGPEGGRVETVTGPAERASARSRRVLARVRGLAGPRRGRLVLALLLGTLALGSAVGLMATSGWLISRASQQPPVLYLMVAVTATRAFGIGRAVFRYAERLVSHDAVLRMLADTRVAVYRRLERLAPAGLRTARSGDLLTRMVADVDAFQDYWLRWLLPASVAVAVSAASVGFTAWLLPEAGAALAVGLVAAGAGVPLVTAAVARRAERRLAPARGVLATRVADLLTGTAELTVAGALPARTEAARRADGTLTRIASRAATATALGDGLTALICGLTVAATALFGAQAVAAGRLGGVAMAVVVLTPLAVFEAVLGMPLAVRHRQRVRQSAERVYEVLDAPEPVREPERPRQAPASPFPLVVKGLTARYDGQQREALAGFDLTLDEGRRIAVVGASGSGKTTLAQVLLRFLDPEEGTYTLAGVDAYASAGDDVRRLVGLCAQDAHLFDSSVRENLLLARKDADEADLRRALARARLLDWVDSLPDGLDTLVGEHGARLSGGQRQRLALARALLADFPVLVLDEPAEHLDLPTADALTADLLAATEGRTTLLITHRLAGLDAVDEVIVLDAGRVVQRGAYAQLVAVNGPLRAMAQREEEAESLVAAG